Genomic window (Clarias gariepinus isolate MV-2021 ecotype Netherlands chromosome 4, CGAR_prim_01v2, whole genome shotgun sequence):
ATGTTatgataattattttcttttatgagTTATATCATGGTTTTTGGTTGATATGATAACAACAAACAAGTTATGTTTTACATCATCAAAAACATTCAGAAAACAATTGTACCCAAATACTCTGTAACATCATTACAAATGGTAAAtaccaaaatactgtatattgatttTGAATAAAAGACATACCAATGTAATACATTTGTAAACAGCAAAGCTTATTAATCCTAAGGGCATAAAGAgtttttttaagcagttttaCAAATTAACGtttaaaacaagaaacaaactaaggcttaaaagaattatttaaagaagATAATCATAATTAAGATAATGAAAGtatttttgtgtatgtatggaaacaaaatactaaataattttaaaaatgattaatcaTGTCTGATGCGAAAGCTTACATGTGTTCATATGATTTAGCAAATTTTCTGCAGAGTACTGGATGGTTtaatcatattttctttttcttctttttcagattttaatttGCTTATTAAACTCTTTATCTCTACAAATGTTTTATcatattttcttttcagttcTTCCAAAGTCTTATTGACTTTCCTTGTCTTCACCACATAGATTTTCTTCTCTTTGACATGGGCAGAGTAGTGACACTTTCCAGTACACACTGTGCACTTACCCTCAGACATGACACTACACTTAGAAAGATCTCTGACCCACCAGCATCCTGGGTAGTGACAgttctcctcacacacactgcagcatgTAGCCTCTTTGCTTCCAAAGTTCCACCACTCACATTCTATAGGCACCTTCTCTTTGTAAGGCTCATCTACCATATATTGAaggccttttttattttcctttttttctttctcaagtTGTTGTAAAAATGCTTCTGTCTGCTTAAGCTCTATTTGTTTGTGTTCTGCCATCGTGATTCGATCCTTTATATTGTTGATGGATGCTGTtagttgtttgtgttttttcaatACAATTTGAATCATCTTCAGACTTACACTTGGCCTTTCATTAATAAAAGCCAGAAAGTCCTTAATGGATGCGTTGAACTGATCCCACGCTACCGTGTAATCACTGAATATTTCCTCATCATCAAAGTCTTCACAGTGACAGTTGTTAAACTTGAAATACACGGGATCTCCTTTATCAGTCTTTGCACACACAACGTTGGCCTGTTTAATGGCCTTAATGGCATTTTTAGGTTTTGTGGTGGCGTGTGTGATGAACACAACAATGTTTTTCTCCACATTATTGCCAAATAATGAAAGAACAGAATCAAAAATATACAGCTGTCTGTCAGTGAGTCGAGTGGTGTTTGATGACACGACAAGACACACTGCATCAATTTCATGAACTCCATCTTTAGATTTAAATAACTCGTGTAAACTTTCAGCAATATTTAAATCAATCTCGATACCACTAGTTCTTCCAAACCCAGGCGTGTCGATGGCGGTCAGAGAGAACGAGCTGTGATTAATAAACACATCATACACTGTGACTGCATTTGTCTGAGAATCTGTTTGATTTTCTTTTGTCTCTATGATCTCACACCAGATTCTGTCTTCACTTTTAACACCCAGCATGTAGTTGACCATGGCGTTGATTAGCGTCGACTTCCCTACTCCTGTTT
Coding sequences:
- the LOC128520161 gene encoding uncharacterized protein LOC128520161, with translation MARYCAPRNEDLKMPNEDQINKIRTNSKSKKGFITRYFLNTRTIIDDDRLKRMEFGEKDQSKPHKTILLLGETGVGKSTLINAMVNYMLGVKSEDRIWCEIIETKENQTDSQTNAVTVYDVFINHSSFSLTAIDTPGFGRTSGIEIDLNIAESLHELFKSKDGVHEIDAVCLVVSSNTTRLTDRQLYIFDSVLSLFGNNVEKNIVVFITHATTKPKNAIKAIKQANVVCAKTDKGDPVYFKFNNCHCEDFDDEEIFSDYTVAWDQFNASIKDFLAFINERPSVSLKMIQIVLKKHKQLTASINNIKDRITMAEHKQIELKQTEAFLQQLEKEKKENKKGLQYMVDEPYKEKVPIECEWWNFGSKEATCCSVCEENCHYPGCWWVRDLSKCSVMSEGKCTVCTGKCHYSAHVKEKKIYVVKTRKVNKTLEELKRKYDKTFVEIKSLISKLKSEKEEKENMIKPSSTLQKIC